In Arachis hypogaea cultivar Tifrunner chromosome 2, arahy.Tifrunner.gnm2.J5K5, whole genome shotgun sequence, a genomic segment contains:
- the LOC112731122 gene encoding uncharacterized protein isoform X4, whose protein sequence is MLCSWTPNQQSPSPFAFMVHKYLPTNKLIGVSVVGLEPEFQPVVNYLLPHIISHKQDPHDMHLQLLRDLTSRLLVFLPQLEADLTTFPDSPESSLRFISMLAGPLYPILHVVNERTSSKPSGNITDLDISKSSQPSTALTVSSNFEPRRSRSTSPLILSAHRAIVFRPDAIFVLLRKAYKDSDLGCVCRTAARIMQKFINPDTDQNVSNPQNDILSISEEKSKLELSSSFTLFDYSSLFGEEFRMPDEPWDCSYLNILDIAALEEGILNVLFSCASQTVLCSKLAERASDFWAVLPLVQALLPALRPLVSNPFEIVDETFSLWKQPIVQQALSQIVATATSDAYRPLLHACAGYLSSYSPSHARAACVLIDLCSGVLAPWMTQVIAKVDLALELMEDLLGVIQDAHNSLVHARAALKYILLALSGHMDDILGKYKEVKHRILFLVEMLEPFLDPAIAVSKSKIAFGNLPASFQEKQEHNCMIALNIIHIAVRKPAVLPSLESEWRHGSVAPSVLLSILEPHMPLPPDVDLCKSASKPAEPETVLSPLSSVFNGSSGFSKPNGQDESDGKSDVSETAGKSDSIEDRNLLFAPPELQNIALTKFSSIPSQNNSVANFGDMSAESSQMVEKHSTDVLLNDGRGFDYLNLQADYFQLLNYHDCELRASEFKRLALDFHSRSDITVESHDAAIDALLLAAECYVNPYFMLSIGASSKLVDLFNINARKTLQFHNIKQLNKASGTNKANLETVANLEGKRDKLVFHILLEAAELDRKYHSTISDGEDCPYFTEGFDEQVIKLSPHDIQYADALTLVRQNQALLCSFLIQRLRRDQISMHEILLQSLLYFLHSGTKLYCPPEHVIDIILKYAEDLNKMVSSFHQQLKEGSLHLAQERTQGVERRWLLLQQLVIASSGGDDKEKLITKIQNNCLSGNLIPFSAWMQRISQFSCSPYPLVRFLGWMAVSHNAKQYMKDRMFLASDLSQLSHLLSIFADDLAVVDSVVDGKYKDVKLEDSRGEHDSSAKREFEQCNQNRKDNSFRAIYPELWKFFPSVKKQFETFGEAILEAVGLQLRSVSSALVPDVLCWFSELCSWPFSFASSIGNENLKGYNAKNARAIILYILESIIVEHMEAMVPETPKLVQVLVSLSSSTYCDVSFLESVLRILRPIISYSLSKISHDERLSDGDSCLNFEELCFNVLFDKIKQKNEIEGNSDDNGYNVALAIFILASIFPDLSIHYKRDFLQCLLNWANFPDIEPTTSFYDYLSAFQCVMDNCKVLLVNTLKAFGLIPPQLPPFHHANDGDISDDNSKPKSWFLSDVSNTIIENDAHKIEMNNAIDDVDQCHLHSDDLESFSKDIEGLINELNPAIERCWNLHHQLTRKLTISAAECVVYLKSLTSVSQKFKSTEDYENSSPVKSSELSTHHWTTGLEGLSELILMLQENHCWEVSSLIVDCLLGIPSGFCLDNVIGTICSAIKKVCYSAPKISWRLQSDKWLSSLIARGIYYSQETELPLKELFCILLGHAEPEQRIIAIKHLGKLVGQYTNGERAVIYSKICSDLVPNKVSVSVPDHVLSHLVSNTWDEVVVLASSDSSLQIRVHAMALLSNYIPFAERQKLQSFLMAADTICCLHNTQQVHDGPVLQLSLALIACACLYSPVEDISLIPENVWRSIEELGSTKHDGKLGDIEKRTCQVLCRFRDEGDEAKMALKEVISSSSPKYCDPEFANTRESILQVLSNLTAVHSYFDIFSNKIDQDDMEVEEAELELDIIQKENTLPKQTKDAKDGNQIQSLPALEKDVSRLQQIRECIRSLEKSKLKEDILARRQKKLLIRHARQKYLEEATLREAELLQELDRERAAEMEKELERQRLLEIERAKTRELRHNLDMEKERNTQRELQREIEQAESGLRTSRRDYPSSTHSSRPRERFRERENGRSAIEGSTRAGSGSLQPEIPSTSSSIGGSPSIVVSGPGHFPSSLPSYDLVIARMTAVAYTKKMLMEAGIRGYRQHWRSRTSVSF, encoded by the exons ATGCTTTGTTCGTGGACTCCAAATCAGCAAAGCCCAAGTCCCTTTGCTTTCATGGTTCACAAATACCTCCCAACTAACAAG CTGATTGGAGTTTCTGTGGTTGGTCTTGAGCCCGAGTTTCAACCAGTTGTTAATTACTTGCTACCACATATTATATCACACAAACAGGATCCTCATGACATGCATCTCCAG TTATTGCGAGACTTGACGAGTCGGTTACTTGTATTTCTTCCACAACTAGAG GCAGACCTTACAACCTTTCCAGATAGTCCAGAGTCTAGCCTACGCTTTATATCCATGCTTGCGGGTCCTCTTTATCCCATTCTTCATGTGGTGAATGAACG GACTTCTTCAAAGCCTTCAGGAAATATCACAGATCTTGATATCTCCAAAAGTAGTCAACCCTCGACGGCTTTAACTGTTTCCTCTAACTTTGAG CCTAGGAGATCACGAAGTACATCACCTCTTATCTTGTCTGCGCATCGAGCCATAGTTTTTAGGCCAGATGCAATTTTTGTGCTACTGAGGAAGGCATATAAAGATTCTGATCTTGGATGTGTTTGTAGAACG GCAGCTAGAATTATGCAGAAGTTCATAAACCCTGACACCGATCAAAATGTATCTAACCCTCAAAATGATATATTATCTATTTcggaagaaaaatcaaaacttgaACTGTCGAGTTCTTTCACCTTATTTGACTATTCAAGCCTCTTCGGTGAGGAGTTCCGGATGCCAGATGAGCCTTGGGATTGCAGTTATCTTAATATATTGGATATTGCAGCACTGGAAGAAGGAATcttaaatgttttattttcttgtgcgTCACAG ACTGTCCTTTGCAGCAAGCTGGCAGAGAGAGCTTCAGACTTTTGGGCTGTGCTGCCACTTGTACAAGCTCTGCTTCCAG CTCTGCGCCCATTGGTGAGCAATCCTTTTGAAATTGTTGATGAGACTTTTTCGCTATGGAAGCAGCCTATTGTACAACAGGCCTTATCCCAG ATTGTCGCTACAGCAACATCAGACGCATATCGACCACTTCTTCATGCATGTGCTGGTTATCTCTCTTCATATTCACCATCTCAT GCTAGGGCTGCATGTGTGCTGATTGATTTGTGCTCTGGTGTGCTAGCACCATGGATGACTCAGGTGATTGCGAAG GTTGATCTTGCTTTGGAGCTGATGGAGGATCTTTTGGGTGTCATACAG GATGCCCACAATTCACTTGTTCATGCTCGTGCTGCCTTGAAGTATATCTTGCTTGCTCTGTCCGGGCACATGGATGACATTTTGGGGAAGTATAAG GAAGTTAAACACAGAATCCTCTTTCTTGTGGAGATGCTGGAGCCTTTTCTTGATCCCGCCATTGCTGTATCGAAAAGCAAAATAGCTTTTGGGAATCTTCCAGCTTCTTTTCAAGAAAAACAGGAACACAACTGCATGATTGCTCTAAATATCATCCATATTGCAGTACGAAAGCCAGCTGTACTACCTTCTTTGGAATCAGAGTGGAGGCATGGATCTGTGGCTCCTAG TGTGCTTCTCTCCATATTGGAACCGCACATGCCATTGCCACCTGATGTTGACCTCTGTAAGTCTGCCTCCAAACCAGCAGAACCAGAAACTGTATTGTCACCACTCTCATCTGTTTTTAATGGTAGTAGTGGTTTCTCTAAGCCAAATGGGCAAGATGAATCTGATGGAAAATCAGATGTTTCAGAAACAGCAGGAAAATCTGATTCCATTGAAGACCGCAATCTACTTTTTGCCCCACCAGAATTGCAGAATATTGCCTTGACCAAGTTTTCTAGCATTCCTAGTCAAAATAATTCTGTCGCAAACTTTGGGGATATGAGCGCCGAATCAAGTCAAATGGTTGAAAAACATTCCACTGATGTTCTCTTGAATGATGGTCGGGGTTTTGACTATTTAAACTTGCAAGCAGATTATTTTCAACTTTTGAACTACCATGATTGTGAGCTTCGTGCTTCTGAGTTTAAACGCTTGGCTTTAGATTTTCATTCTCGAAGTGATATTACTGTTGAAAGCCATGATGCTGCAATTGATGCATTGTTATTGGCTGCAGAATGCTATGTAAATCCTTATTTCATGTTGTCTATTGGAGCCTCTTCGAAACTTGTGGACCTTTTCAACATCAATGCAAGGAAAACATTGCAGTTTCACAATATTAAGCAGTTAAATAAGGCTTCTGGAACGAATAAAGCTAATTTGGAAACAGTAGCAAATTTAGAAGGAAAAAGAGATAAACTTGTTTTTCACATACTGCTTGAGGCTGCTGAATTAGATAGAAAATATCATTCAACAATATCTGATGGTGAAGATTGTCCTTATTTTACTGAGGGATTTGATGAGCAGGTTATCAAGCTGTCTCCACATGATATACAATATGCTGATGCTCTTACATTGGTTCGACAAAACCAAGCTTTGCTATGTAGCTTCCTAATCCAACGACTGCGGCGAGATCAAATCTCTATGCATGAGATTCTTCTGCAGAGTCTTTTGTATTTTTTGCACTCTGGCACCAAACTATATTGTCCTCCAGAGCATGTGATAGATATCATTTTAAAATATGCTGAAGACTTGAACAAGATGGTGTCATCTTTCCATCAGCAGCTAAAGGAAGGCAGTTTGCATTTGGCACAAGAAAGAACACAAGGGGTAGAGCGACGTTGGTTGCTGCTGCAACAACTTGTAATTGCTTCAAGTGGTGGAGATGACAAggaaaaattaataacaaaaatccaGAATAATTGCCTGTCTGGAAACTTAATTCCCTTTTCTGCATGGATGCAGAGAATTTCTCAGTTCTCTTGTTCACCATACCCTTTGGTTCGATTTTTGGGTTGGATGGCAGTATCTCACAATGCAAAACAGTATATGAAGGACAGAATGTTCCTTGCATCAGATCTGTCTCAGCTATCACACTTACTTTCGATTTTTGCTGATGATCTTGCTGTTGTTGATAGTGTTGTCGATGGAAAGTATAAAGATGTTAAACTTGAAGATTCCAGGGGCGAACATGATTCTTCAGCTAAAAGAGAGTTTGAACAGTGTAATCAAAACCGTAAGGACAACTCTTTCCGCGCAATCTATCCTGAGCTCTGGAAGTTCTTTCCTAGTGTGAAAAAGCAATTTGAAACTTTTGGGGAAGCTATTTTGGAAGCTGTTGGTTTGCAACTGAGATCTGTTTCTTCTGCTCTTGTGCCTGATGTTCTGTGTTGGTTTTCTGAGTTGTGCTCGTGGCCAttttcatttgcttcttcaattgGTAATGAAAATTTAAAGGGCTATAATGCAAAGAATGCAAGAGCTATAATCCTCTATATACTTGAGTCTATTATAGTTGAGCACATGGAAGCCATGGTTCCCGAGACACCTAAATTGGTGCAAGTGTTGGTTTCACTCTCAAGTTCTACATACTGTGACGTTTCATTTCTTGAATCTGTATTGCGTATATTGAGGCCTATCATTTCATATTCTTTGTCCAAGATCTCACATGATGAAAGGTTGTCGGATGGTGATTCCTGTCTTAACTTTGAGGAATTATGCTTCAATGTTCTATTTGATAAAATTAAGCAGAAGAATGAGATAGAAGGAAATTCTGATGATAATGGGTACAATGTAGCACTGGCTATATTTATTTTGGCATCAATTTTTCCTGACTTATCTATTCATTACAAGAGAGACTTTTTGCAGTGTTTATTAAATTGGGCAAACTTTCCTGATATCGAGCCAACCACTTCTTTCTATGATTATCTAAGTGCATTTCAATGTGTTATGGATAACTGCAAAGTCCTGTTAGTGAATACACTAAAAGCCTTTGGTCTTATTCCTCCTCAGCTGCCTCCTTTCCACCATGCGAATGATGGGGACATTTCTGATGATAACTCAAAGCCAAAGTCATGGTTTCTTAGTGATGTCTCTAACACTATAATTGAGAATGATGCTCATAAGATTGAAATGAATAATGCTATTGATGATGTTGATCAGTGCCATTTGCATTCTGATGATCTAGAGAGCTTTTCCAAAGACATAGAGGGTCTCATTAATGAGCTTAATCCAGCTATTGAGCGCTGCTGGAATCTTCATCATCAGCTAACCAGAAAACTGACAATAAGTGCAGCAGAGTGTGTTGTCTATTTAAAATCTTTGACATCAGTTTCTCAAAAGTTTAAGAGTACTGAAGATTATGAAAATTCTTCCCCTGTTAAATCATCTGAACTGTCCACACATCATTGGACAACAGGTCTTGAAGGCCTTTCTGAATTGATCTTAATGCTCCAAGAAAACCATTGCTGGGAAGTTTCTTCCTTGATAGTTGATTGTCTACTTGGAATTCCCAGTGGCTTTTGCCTGGATAATGTGATAGGCACAATTTGCTCTGCAATCAAGAAAGTGTGTTATAGTGCCCCGAAAATCTCATGGCGATTGCAGAGTGATAAATGGCTATCTTCTTTGATTGCGAGAGGTATCTATTACAGTCAAGAAACTGAACTTCCTCTAAAAGAACTATTCTGTATATTGCTGGGCCATGCTGAGCCTGAGCAACGAATTATAGCTATTAAACATTTGGGAAAACTTGTTGGCCAGTACACCAATGGAGAAAGAGCAGTTATATATTCTAAAATTTGCAGTGACTTGGTTCCAAATAAGGTTTCTGTATCTGTTCCAGATCATGTTCTCTCTCATCTGGTTTCCAATACATGGGATGAGGTCGTTGTACTGGCATCATCTGATTCCTCATTACAAATAAGGGTTCATGCAATGGCACTTCTTTCAAATTACATTCCATTTGCTGAGCGTCAAAAGCTTCAATCTTTTCTTATGGCAGCAGATACTATTTGTTGTTTGCATAACACGCAACAAGTGCATGATGGTCCTGTCCTACAACTTTCATTGGCACTTATTGCTTGTGCTTGCTTGTACTCACCAGTTGAAGATATTTCTTTAATTCCTGAAAATGTATGGAGAAGTATTGAGGAGTTAGGCTCAACAAAACATG ATGGCAAGCTTGGGGACATAGAGAAAAGGACTTGTCAAGTTCTGTGTAGATTTAGAGACGAGGGAGATGAGGCCAAAATG GCCCTGAAAGAAGTAATTTCGTCAAGTTCTCCAAAGTATTGTGATCCAGAATTTGCCAACACCCGTGAATCTATTCTCCAG GTCCTTTCCAACCTAACAGCCGTTCACTCGTACTTTgatatattttcaaataaaattgaccAAGATGATATG GAGGTAGAGGAGGCGGAGCTTGAACTAGACATTATACAGAAGGAAAATACACTACCAAAACAGACTAAGGATGCCAAAGACGGTAATCAGATTCAAAGTCTACCCG CCTTGGAAAAGGATGTTTCACGGCTTCAGCAAATCAGAGAGTGCATTCGTTCCCT AGAAAAGTCCAAGCTCAAAGAAGATATTCTAGCTCGTAGGCAAAAGAAACTACTTATAAGACATGCCCGCCAAAAGTATTTAGAAGAAGCAACTCTACGGGAGGCAGAACTTCTTCAAGAACTTGATAG GGAGAGAGCAGCTGAAATGGAAAAAGAGCTAGagagacagaggttgctggaaaTAGAGCGTGCTAAAACAAGGGAACTGCGTCACAATCTTGATATGGAGAAGGAGAGGAACACACAA AGAGAACTCCAGCGTGAAATAGAGCAAGCCGAATCAGGACTTCGAACATCTCGACGGGACTATCCTTCCTCCACTCACAGCAG TAGACCCCGGGAAAGATTTCGTGAGAGGGAAAACGGAAGGTCTGCTATCGAAGGCAGCACTAGAGCTGGATCTGGGAGCTTACAGCCGGAAATTCCCTCCACGAGTTCATCAATAGGAGGCTCACCATCAATTGTTGTTTCCGGTCCCGGTCATTTCCCATCCAGCCTACCATCTTACGATCTCGTGATAGCCAGGATGACAGCAGTAGCTTATACGAAGAAAATGCTGATGGAAGCCGGGATTCGGGGATACCGGCAGCATTGGAGATCCAGAACTAGTGTCAGCTTTTGA